One Vicia villosa cultivar HV-30 ecotype Madison, WI linkage group LG5, Vvil1.0, whole genome shotgun sequence genomic window, GGAAACGATAATGGTAATGGTAATGGTACCGGTAACAACGGAAATGGAAAGGAGAAGGTTCCAAAAAGGAAGACACCGAAAGATGATGAATCCGCAAAGTCTGAAAAGTTGCCAGCTCTGCAATCGGGACAGGAGAGAGCATTTTGCAAAGCAAAAAATACTTGTCAATTCAAGACCCTTGTATGTCCAGAAGAGTGCAAAGTGAGGAAGTCAAAGAAGAACAAGAAGGATAAAGGTTGTTTCCTTGACTGCAGCAACAAATGTGAAGCCACTTGCAAAGGTAAGAGGACAATGTACATTTTTTTGCAGCAGTATACAGTCTTTAAGCTCATATTACTatcatattcaaataaaattagtATGCATGCAAGTATAATACTGAATTAATGTTGAGTTTGTTTGGTTTATTTGAAGTTAGAAGAGCAAACTGTGATGGCTATGGTTCATTGTGCTATGATCCTCGCTTTGTTGGTGGCGACGGTGTGATGTTCTACTTCCACGGAGCCACTGGAGGAAACTTTGCCATTGTTTCAGACAACGAATTCCAAATAAACGCTCACTTCATCGGTACTCGGCCTCAAGGAAGGACACGCGACTACACATGGGTGCAAGCACTTTCTGTCATGTTCGACACTCACACTCTTGTTATTACAGCTAATAGAGTAGCTCAATGGAATGACAATGTTGACTCTCTTACAGTTAAATGGGACGGCAAATTAATAACCATTCCTACTGATGACGACGCAGAATGGAAGACTAATGAAGATGAAAGGGAACTGGTTGTGGAGAGAACAGATGATAAAAATAGTGTTAGAGTCACAGTTTCTGGTTTGCTTGAAATGGACATAAGGGTACGGCCTATtggagaaaaagaaaacaaagctCATAATTACCAGTTGCCATCAGATGATGCTTTTGCTCATTTGGAGACACAGTTCAAGTTTAAGAATCCTACTGATTTTATTGAAGGAGTTTTAGGTCAAACTTATAGGCCAAGTTATGTTAGTCCTGTAAAGAGAGGTGTTGCTATGCCAATGATGGGAGGAGAAGACAAGTACCAAactccatctctcttttcaacATCCTGCAAACTTTGTAGGTTCCAAAGACCTTCTACTAGCCAAGAACTGATTGCTCAATATTGATAATATCACAAATCATGAAAAATAAAAGTAATGCTATATAATTGAACTggtgatattttttattttggttttgttGTGTTGTAATGTTTCTAGATAAATAAGGGCTTAAAATGTGGCCCATTATTGGAATTTCCATCCCAAATTAGTACTCCATATTATTATTGTTGTCTTACACATCAATACAAAGGGTGTATTTTTACATCAGTAAAAAACTAAATTTTCTATAATCGTGTGACTAACACAACTAACAAGTTAAGTAACATTTTCTAATACTCCCCGATTAACAGGATTGTGAATGGATgtaagcagtgttttaaaaaccggaccagaccggccggtcggaccggtcgaaccaggaaccggccaggtaaccgatctggttcaatagctggatcgggaatgtcattgaaccggtcaaaaccggtgtaaaccgctaaaaccggtggtttaaatgcattttttaatttttttaatttttttaattttaaaaaattaaaacaatgtcattttgactattttaattaaaaattaaaataaaaaataaaataaataaaataaaaaataataaaaattattgtagatgcggttgattttgttacagatgattttgatattgaagaaggagatcccaatattgaaacaatttttcttttattgaaattaaatttagtagacaatgaaatcattttgttataaattattcaattaaattatgttgcgattaaacttttgtttatattttataattatgtactatttgattgtgtgtgatacgtatgtgtaaaatttgaatttaaattatgaacttgtaaatttttttataatatgatgttttcataaaatttaagtactagttatattttgtagggactgaatcatccggttcgacagattttatacctatataattttgttataacgaccggtctattcaaccgagttatccggtttaacccggtttagtcatgcggttcgaccagcgattcagtggttcgaccaataaaccagtaacccagtaccctcaccggtttgatgtctggtctggtttttaaaacactggatgTAAGTCCAAGCTGGTTAAGGAAAGGTAAAAAAAGCTGATTTAGAAAGAGTCTTGGTCAGAACTTTAACAATCTGAGCAGATGATGGAATGAGAAAAATGTTTGATGGGACTTGTTTCTGATTTTTCTATAATGATGTGAAAATAGACCTCGATGTGTTAGGAGCACTCGGGGAAAGTAGAGTTGTGAGCCAAGTACACAACAGGTCTGTAGTCGCAGTAAATTGGAGTTGGCTGGAGAAATGTATATGCAGGTTTTTCAAGAGGTAATGCATCCATTGGACTTAAAATGTGAGACTTGCAAGATCTCTATATTCCACCTGTGAACTTAAGCGAGAAATTATTAAGAATTGAGAATTGTAGAATTTTGGCTGCAGCGTGGAAGTGATTGACAGTAGGTTGACAAACAAATCGGATAAGTTGTTGTACAATAAATCAAATATCAGGGCCAGTTGTGGTTACGTATATGGATTTACCAATAAGTCTAAGAAATTGAGTGGAATCATGATACAGTGTAGAACCAATTTAGTGAAGTTTAAGAGAAGGATTGTATGGAGTTGAAGAAGGTGTAAATGATAACATACATGTGGTCAGGGCCAGCCCAATAAATCTagaggccctgttctaattttaaaaataggcctaaatttttttaaaaaatatataattttaataattaaaaatacaacaataataaaattatatattaattaaatgaagcaccaaaaataaaataaatctgcattaaattattatattagtagaaagaaaaatcaatttaattaaataaaaaaaacattaacaattattaatcaaaattaagaatTGGAAATTAGCTAAAAAATACTAaactaaacaaaaatataaattaacaatattaacttaaaaggattacaaaaaaaaaaaaagaagtataTTAACGTAAAAgagtataaaaaagaaaatagcaTGACATGAACAAATTTGGCAATAAATAATACTCTAATGGATAAAAAATTTAGAGGATTGACACGTTTTAAAGCAACATCATGTGAACACCACCACCTGCAATCTATCTGTTCCTCTATCATTAAGACTAgctaatagtaataatatatactattattttaCTAAGTTGTAGACTTGTAGTGTTGTAGATAAAACTTCATACTCAAGTCTCATCTCGTCTTACTCTCTcacttttcttatttaatttaattcattcACTATTGCTATGTCAATCATCTCTCTCCTGTTTTAATTCACTCCTCATGGTATCTATTTCACTATAGCTATCTCTCAgattagtttctttttctttctatattTTCCAACTCTCCTAACAAATAAAAGCAaaatatttaaactaattcctactGAGTCACTAACTATACCGCGCCTCCACACCGCATTTGTTTTGCTTCGTCTCCGTCGACGTAAACAGATGGGGACGTGGCGGcgttttgttttaggtttttgaTAGAAAGGAGGTAAAGAGCAAACATAATAGGGAGAAGAGGGGGCCTCATTTCTTTCTTAATGGCATTCAGAATTTATGTTGATggtctatttttcttttcttcatatttttctagTTAGTAACAATAAATAAATTTGGGCCCTTAGAATTTGGAGGCCCGGTGCTACAGCGCAGCTTGCGCCTGTATAAGGGCGGGCCTGCATGTGGTGCTTAGTAATTCAAAAGTGTAGTTACGTTGATTTAGCAAAATACCAGATGCGGATGTAGTCCTTCAAGGCCAAGAAAGTATTTGAAAGACCCTAATTTCTTAATATGAAATTTGATGTGAAGAATGGTTTTAACATGTTGAATTTATGTAAACAGGTTGAAGAACACTTAGTTCTCCGGTTTATATAATATCTTGTTTACTAAAAAAATTCTCCGGTTTATATATTATCTTGTTTACTAAAAAAAACATGTTGAATTTATGTAATGTTGTTTCCTGCTAAAACTTAGTCATCTACATACAGTAATAAAGCAATACGGTTTTTATCACAAGatttagtaaataaataataatcaacaTTGGAATAACCAAGAGAAATTAAAGAATCACACAATTTGGAATATCATTATTTATTGGCCTTTTTAAGACCATAAAGAGATTTATTGAGTTTGTTAACTTTGTTAGTGGTGGATAAATGAggaagtttatattttttttatctcatAAACATCAATTCTTTCTAGTTGCCAAGTTGAGTGTAACCCTTTGCAACGAGTCTAATTTTGTATCTATCAATATTAACATCCacaagatattttattttataaatccaCTGACATTCTATGGGAGTTTTATTAGGAGAAAGGTCAACAATGATTTATGTGTTAGTAAGCtctattagaacaagatttggttgtgTATTCAatctttagttttgatgataacaatacatatattttatatgtaacaattttgtattttaataattttttaagtgTACAGATTCATTATTTTGATTGATTATGGATTTCTATATAAAAGATCATCAGAATCAACACTAACCTTTGCCTATTTTTTTCTTCTCTAAATCAAGTTTCTACGTACGGGCAAAAACTCTCTTCTCCTAACTCCCTTTTTAAAATAGGGATAATAGttattttaccccctgccatatgggcgaggtttgaaaaaTGCCCCTGTAAAAAAAAGTTTAGATTCGCCCCCTAACATATGAAGATTCCCCTATTTTGCCCCCTCAAGAAATCCAATCATCAGAATTAATGACGTGacaattttttttgatattttttttaattttttttaatgacgtAGTTGGCTTAGgtgacattttatttaatttatttccatgtggcattttttattattattttattatatggtTGTTAAAATGTTAAATATGAAAGCTTTAAAAATTGGTCATACGGGGTGTTGAATCCAGGACCCAAAACATACATGAAAAACACCCTTACCTTTAGACTGCACCTTGGTTTGTGTTATGTAGTTGCCTTTGCTAACATATTATAGTTACTGTTAACTTATTAGTCaatatattagttaattaaattataaaatatattaattaatagttaatatttacattattaattaatattattagttaataattaacattattagttaatattagttaaattataaaataataattaataatgttTTGCCATTTTCAATGTCTACttgatttcaaatttcaaaattttcataattttcattcacactctttctctctcatcgtccttttcctctttctctttctctctctcatctctctcttccTTCTTCTCGTTCTCTCTCACGTTCATTTTCCCTATCTCTTTCTCAGCTTCATTCTCCATCTCCTTCTTCTTCacccttttcttcttcattttttctcttcttctataCAAACCGGAATGATATTATCTGTAACAGTTTGCTAACAAAGCCCTAATCAAAGTCCATATTTGTGCACGAAATTAGGGTTTCGTAAATCCTATGAAATTGAGGAAGATGCACAGTCGGTTTCTCCTTCATCTATTCACGATATTTCTTTTgcttatttagtttttattttgttgatgcTTCTGTTTCAAGTTGATGCAGATTTGCAATTTTCACCtattatttttgggtaaatattacTTTAAAAATGGATTTAGAGTTGTCAAGGTTTAAGGGTTTCCTTTTGTTGCTGCAAAATGTTTTAGAATTTCAATGATTTAGTGTTTTTTAAATTTAGATCTTCTATATcatttagggtgtgtttgtttcatggcTTAAGATTATATTCCTTGGAATACTATTCCAAGGATATTATTCCTGGGAATATTGTTCCAACCTATGTGTTTGGTAAAAATTTAGATTCCTAgacataataataaaatttgtttaaatttaaattataaaaaaataaaaataataataattatgagtGATAGTTGGAAGTTAGAGTTAGTTTAACTTATTCCCATGGGAATATTTTATTCCCACCCTTTATGCCTTGGAAGAATTGAATAACTTTTTAAAACTTGAATCAAACATGGGAATATTGCATTCCCATACTCATATTCCCAAGAATAATTTTGGTAACCTTGtaacaaacacacccttagggTTTTAAAGTAATTAGGGTTTTGGGTTATTGAAGAATTGATTTTCTATGGTGATATGTTGACAATTCGATCCATGATAATTTCTCGGAGTTGGATATGTTAAAATACCAATAGTTTCGTTGAgttattgttttcttttgttcAGTTACAGTGAAAAAAAGTGAACTTTCAATGACTAAGTTGCTAAAAGGGGTTTCACATGTGTTGTAGGTATAACGGCATTAGAGGTTGTTCTTCTCCTTTGAAAATTCTATGAGCAAGGAAATCCAAATGGTGAGAATATTCTTC contains:
- the LOC131605089 gene encoding uncharacterized protein LOC131605089; this translates as MARGKWSILVAFFILLISMEAFIARGQVNGNGNGNGNGNGTGNNGNGNGNGNNGNGNGNSNGNGNNGNNNGNGNGNNNNGSGNGNDNGNGNNGNGNGNGNGNGNGNNGSGNGNGNGSDNGNGNNGNGNGNENGNGNGNGNNGSGNGNGNGNNNGNNGNGNGNGNGNGNGNGNGNNGSGNGNGNGNGNNGNDNGNGNGTGNNGNGKEKVPKRKTPKDDESAKSEKLPALQSGQERAFCKAKNTCQFKTLVCPEECKVRKSKKNKKDKGCFLDCSNKCEATCKVRRANCDGYGSLCYDPRFVGGDGVMFYFHGATGGNFAIVSDNEFQINAHFIGTRPQGRTRDYTWVQALSVMFDTHTLVITANRVAQWNDNVDSLTVKWDGKLITIPTDDDAEWKTNEDERELVVERTDDKNSVRVTVSGLLEMDIRVRPIGEKENKAHNYQLPSDDAFAHLETQFKFKNPTDFIEGVLGQTYRPSYVSPVKRGVAMPMMGGEDKYQTPSLFSTSCKLCRFQRPSTSQELIAQY